In Clostridium thermosuccinogenes, the genomic stretch CATTACGCCCCCATGTATAAAATCAACGCACAACTAAAGTTGCACGGCTGATACCATGATAAAATATTCAGTTGTCAATATCCATCATATGTTTAAGCCATTCATAACTGCTTTCCAACTGAGCTTGCAATTCTCATCAGTTCGTTCTTTCCAAGCTGATTGCCCCACTACAGGTTATCTCATGCTTTCTTTCATCCTGCGGTCTATTTCCCGCTTGGCATCCCTTTCAGCTATATCTTCTCGCTTGTCATACAGCTTTTTGCCTCGTGCGACACCCAGCTCCAGTTTCACCCTGCCTTTTTTGAAGTAAAGCTGAACAGGAACCAGGGTCAATCCCTTCTGCTGCGTGTAGCCTATCAGCCTGTTTATTTCATACCTGTGGAGCAGAAGCTTTCTGTCCCTCAAAGGATCCTTATTAAATATATTCCCCTGCTCATAAGGACTGATATGCATGCCGCTCAAAATCACTTCACCGTTTTTATCG encodes the following:
- the smpB gene encoding SsrA-binding protein SmpB; amino-acid sequence: MVKDEIKIVAQNKKARHDYFIEQTLEAGIVLSGTEVKSIRQGKVNLRDSYAYIDKNGEVILSGMHISPYEQGNIFNKDPLRDRKLLLHRYEINRLIGYTQQKGLTLVPVQLYFKKGRVKLELGVARGKKLYDKREDIAERDAKREIDRRMKESMR